From a region of the Natator depressus isolate rNatDep1 chromosome 15, rNatDep2.hap1, whole genome shotgun sequence genome:
- the LOC141999531 gene encoding transmembrane protein 17B-like — MALPHNVRRGLTTFSGSLFINNKTRDCRAAQIYHPGHEVLSSLPLQMMLFFNVFYFPFWCLSEGIMLALKYSLLPCYYQFLLVAVFLILALADGLRLYLGYIGNLQEKVPELAGFLLLSFLIQLPLLLFLLTDEHIIRLPLETAVHIIYLVFLASEITAAFFGLKVMTRQLATQFYLKQFEDAGRPWQSGHSMSQGRAAHPGRSGQLANRREKGVDTT, encoded by the exons ATGGCTCTGCCTCACAATGTCCGAAGGGGCTTGACAACTTTCAGTGGATCGCTGTTCATCAACAATAAAACTAGGGATTGCAGAGCTGCCCAGATCTACCATCCAG GGCATGAGGTGCTGTCCAGCCTGCCCCTCCAGATGATGCTATTCTTCAATGTCTTCTACTTCCCATTCTGGTGCCTGTCCGAGGGGATAATGCTGGCATTAAAG TACAGCCTGCTGCCCTGTTACTATCAGTTCCTCCTTGTTGCTGTCTTCCTGATTCTCGCATTAGCTGACGGGTTACGCTTGTATCTTGGATACATTGGAAATCTGCAAGAAAAG GTACCTGAACTCGCTGGATTCCTGCTCCTATCCTTCCTGATACAGCTCCCCCTTCTGCTTTTCCTCCTCACGGATGAGCACATAATTCGGCTGCCCCTGGAGACAGCTGTGCATATCATTTACCTGGTGTTTCTTGCCTCAGAGATCACAGCTGCCTTCTTTGGACTTAAAGTGATGACAAGGCAGCTTGCTACACAGTTCTACCTGAAACAATTTGAGGACGCAGGCAGACCGTGGCAATCAGGGCATAGCATGAGCCAAGGCAGGGCAGCCCATCCAGGCAGAAGCGGCCAGCTGgccaacaggagagagaaggGAGTTGATACTACGTGA
- the LOC141999453 gene encoding uncharacterized protein LOC141999453 isoform X2, translating to MEPVTLSCSSSPGQARSKLERVKMLKRKRKETIEKKNSQVSVTDGWMKPGICSPSDKAVVGATRTPPREPPKNQESALRPLSTQNSTRVQMKHQPSPNLIYVKPKDKTKHSGKKHPCKDNSSSSAATATPSPEKTVSENAHIHKPGTGALGIVNKKPRIENTCDAKVLQPCKHNSSSSVATAAPSPEKTVSENVHIHKPGVGTLGALNVCRNTHIHKPRAGTLGVVNKKLRTDKDPPYSSIWEEFDASFRKLMDAVSSGSLKLRHSKKIWKKYDALFRKLMDTESSGGLKERGAGKGGSDQA from the exons atggagccagtaactttaagttgcagttcatcaccaggccaag cacggtcaaaacttgagcgggtaaaaatgctcaaaagaaaaaggaaagagacaattgaaaagaaaaattcacaagtatcagtgacagatggatggatgaagccgg gcatatgcagcccttctgacaaggctgtagtgggagctacaaggacccctccccgagaaccaccaaagaaccaggaatctgctttgagacctttatcaacgcaaaacagcacaagagtgcagatgaagcatcagcccagtccaaacctcatttacgtcaaacccaaggacaaaacaaaacactctggtaaaaaacatccatgcaaagacaactccagttcctcagcggccaccgccacgccaagccctgagaaaactgtgagcgaaaacgcccacattcacaaacccggaacaggcgctctagggattgtgaataaaaaaccaaggattgaaaacacctgcgatgccaaggtattgcaaccatgcaaacacaactccagttcctcagtggccaccgccgcaccaagccctgagaaaactgtgagcgaaaacgtccacattcacaaacccggagtaggcactctaggggctctgaatgtgtgcagaaacacacacattcacaaacccagagcaggcactctaggggttgtgaataaaaaactaaggactgacaaagatcccccatattctagtatttgggaagagtttgatgcttcattcagaaaactgatggacgctgtatcttcggggagtctaaaactacggcattctaaaaagatttggaaaaaatacgacgctttgttcagaaaactgatggacactgaatcctcagggggcctaaaagaaaggggggctggaaagggtggctctgatcaggcatga
- the LOC141999453 gene encoding uncharacterized protein LOC141999453 isoform X1 — translation MEPVTLSCSSSPGQARSKLERVKMLKRKRKETIEKKNSQVSVTDGWMKPAGICSPSDKAVVGATRTPPREPPKNQESALRPLSTQNSTRVQMKHQPSPNLIYVKPKDKTKHSGKKHPCKDNSSSSAATATPSPEKTVSENAHIHKPGTGALGIVNKKPRIENTCDAKVLQPCKHNSSSSVATAAPSPEKTVSENVHIHKPGVGTLGALNVCRNTHIHKPRAGTLGVVNKKLRTDKDPPYSSIWEEFDASFRKLMDAVSSGSLKLRHSKKIWKKYDALFRKLMDTESSGGLKERGAGKGGSDQA, via the exons atggagccagtaactttaagttgcagttcatcaccaggccaag cacggtcaaaacttgagcgggtaaaaatgctcaaaagaaaaaggaaagagacaattgaaaagaaaaattcacaagtatcagtgacagatggatggatgaagccgg caggcatatgcagcccttctgacaaggctgtagtgggagctacaaggacccctccccgagaaccaccaaagaaccaggaatctgctttgagacctttatcaacgcaaaacagcacaagagtgcagatgaagcatcagcccagtccaaacctcatttacgtcaaacccaaggacaaaacaaaacactctggtaaaaaacatccatgcaaagacaactccagttcctcagcggccaccgccacgccaagccctgagaaaactgtgagcgaaaacgcccacattcacaaacccggaacaggcgctctagggattgtgaataaaaaaccaaggattgaaaacacctgcgatgccaaggtattgcaaccatgcaaacacaactccagttcctcagtggccaccgccgcaccaagccctgagaaaactgtgagcgaaaacgtccacattcacaaacccggagtaggcactctaggggctctgaatgtgtgcagaaacacacacattcacaaacccagagcaggcactctaggggttgtgaataaaaaactaaggactgacaaagatcccccatattctagtatttgggaagagtttgatgcttcattcagaaaactgatggacgctgtatcttcggggagtctaaaactacggcattctaaaaagatttggaaaaaatacgacgctttgttcagaaaactgatggacactgaatcctcagggggcctaaaagaaaggggggctggaaagggtggctctgatcaggcatga